Proteins from a genomic interval of Rhodothermales bacterium:
- a CDS encoding efflux RND transporter permease subunit, with translation MNASSLITRLQRRPVGVLAWSTALLLAGAWAATQVPLEWAPTVELPEVTVSATWPGASPRAVERYVTAPIERAAARVAGTERIASYSTENSASVTLGISQETDVGLYVAQLNEQLAVLRETLPDRVWPRLTKRIPESLKDEQGFMELQVIGPRGLDELRQLTERRVKPRIQAIQGIAEIEVRGGTERELLIELDPDRLSTYGLGPQDIERQVRDLFADEAYGRLRGAGSSALLMRTPEQEVDGYRDLVVHVPPGLSAPVYLRDVASVELGPAPVRSISRIDGNPVVSMRLDRAKASNLVAVAESVYDAIEALRSELPDDVRVLVPQDRSEHVRAQLRDLTWRGGLGLILVVFVLLFMLKSVRATGVVLFSVAVSIAVAFLMIGPAGLSLNLLTIAGLVLVFGLLVDNAVVVVEQLMHHRGPNAGERALQTVWLPLVGGTLSTMVVMLPLVYLSGDLQALFLPFGVLVCVVLAASLVSAAVVAPVAGRRLKPLEVRPGRSRRLRRWAAAPYRLVARFPRTTVLAAVLAVGLPVWLLPYQISVVNDPEADPRSPTVRLASLYNETFDRSWVRDLRDWTDPVLGGLSRKFKREVTFGERWRYSPRPSVYVNLGFPPGHPIARADSLMLVFEREALASPSVEKAITHINESSASLRLTFSEQALLEAEPYLLRERLISHAVNTGGLRISVGGLIPDGYFSGVGSGISGIRLDAMGPNYEDLDRLMQAFADYVSGRSRRVAGVELNASRGYGFDQARQVLRFDWTSDSQLRSGVTAGQMARSLSPVFRAQTPVGHVDMGDEVQMGVRLAVKGVDDLDVERLIQQPFPVTDTSAVRLAGLATYVVEERPSAIRREDQRYVRTIQIDFRGPGQMANTFIESALEGFAVPVGYDIQRSSFSFFTDEVQRQFTWLLWATIALVFLITAAVFESWRLPLIVLLSVPTALIGVATGFLWTDAAFAEGAFIGAILMVGIAVNDSILLVDRFRQLREARPGGQASVLMRLAVRERLRPMITTTLTSVVTMLPMVVFPSETDFWLGLAVTVIGGLTASTLFAPLVSVAVVSMGSNKQVQAA, from the coding sequence TTGAACGCCTCCTCCCTGATCACCCGGCTCCAGCGCCGCCCCGTCGGTGTGCTGGCGTGGTCCACCGCGCTGCTCTTGGCAGGAGCATGGGCAGCCACCCAGGTCCCCCTGGAGTGGGCACCCACGGTCGAGTTGCCGGAGGTGACCGTGTCAGCGACCTGGCCGGGTGCGTCCCCGAGGGCGGTGGAGCGGTATGTGACGGCCCCCATCGAACGCGCCGCAGCGCGCGTGGCGGGCACGGAGCGCATCGCCAGTTACTCGACCGAGAACAGCGCATCTGTCACATTGGGCATCAGCCAGGAGACGGATGTGGGGTTGTACGTGGCTCAGCTGAATGAACAGCTGGCCGTGCTCCGTGAAACGCTGCCCGACCGCGTCTGGCCTCGGCTGACCAAGCGCATTCCGGAGTCCCTGAAGGACGAGCAGGGGTTCATGGAGCTGCAGGTAATCGGGCCGCGCGGCCTGGATGAGCTCCGGCAGTTGACGGAGCGTCGGGTCAAGCCGCGGATCCAGGCGATCCAGGGCATTGCCGAGATCGAGGTTCGTGGAGGCACCGAGCGCGAACTCCTGATCGAGCTGGATCCGGACCGGCTGTCGACCTACGGGCTCGGTCCACAGGATATTGAGCGGCAGGTGCGCGATCTGTTTGCGGACGAAGCCTATGGGCGATTGCGCGGCGCCGGCTCGAGTGCTCTGCTTATGCGCACGCCCGAGCAGGAGGTCGACGGATATCGAGACCTCGTTGTGCACGTTCCGCCGGGGCTTTCGGCGCCGGTGTACCTGCGGGACGTAGCCTCGGTCGAACTCGGGCCCGCGCCCGTTCGCAGCATCAGCCGGATCGACGGGAATCCGGTCGTCTCCATGCGACTGGATCGGGCCAAAGCCAGCAACCTCGTCGCCGTAGCCGAATCTGTGTATGACGCCATCGAGGCCCTGCGATCGGAGCTCCCGGACGATGTGCGTGTGCTGGTCCCTCAGGACCGCAGCGAGCACGTACGCGCCCAGCTGCGCGACCTCACGTGGCGAGGAGGACTCGGGCTGATTCTGGTAGTCTTTGTGCTTCTCTTCATGCTGAAGTCCGTCCGGGCGACCGGCGTGGTGCTCTTCAGCGTGGCGGTGTCGATAGCCGTGGCATTTCTGATGATTGGTCCGGCCGGATTGTCGCTCAATCTGCTGACCATTGCCGGGCTGGTTCTGGTTTTCGGCCTCCTTGTGGACAACGCAGTGGTCGTGGTGGAGCAGCTGATGCACCACCGGGGTCCGAATGCCGGCGAGCGGGCTCTTCAAACCGTCTGGTTGCCGCTGGTGGGGGGCACCCTCTCCACGATGGTGGTGATGCTGCCTCTGGTTTACCTGTCGGGCGATTTGCAGGCGCTGTTTCTTCCGTTTGGTGTGCTGGTCTGCGTGGTGCTGGCCGCGTCCCTCGTGAGTGCGGCGGTAGTAGCGCCGGTCGCAGGCCGACGCCTGAAGCCGCTGGAAGTGCGCCCTGGCCGGTCACGAAGGCTCAGGCGATGGGCGGCGGCCCCCTATCGGCTGGTTGCCCGGTTCCCCAGGACCACAGTTCTGGCCGCCGTGCTTGCGGTGGGACTCCCGGTCTGGTTGCTGCCCTACCAGATTTCCGTCGTAAACGACCCGGAGGCGGATCCCCGTTCTCCCACCGTGCGGCTGGCCAGTTTGTACAACGAGACGTTCGACCGGTCGTGGGTGCGCGATCTGCGTGACTGGACCGACCCGGTATTGGGTGGTCTGAGCCGGAAGTTCAAGCGTGAAGTCACGTTCGGTGAGCGCTGGAGGTATTCGCCCCGGCCCTCGGTATACGTGAACCTGGGATTTCCGCCGGGACACCCCATCGCCCGCGCAGACTCTCTCATGCTGGTTTTTGAGCGTGAGGCGCTGGCTTCCCCGTCGGTCGAGAAAGCGATCACTCATATCAATGAATCCAGCGCGAGTCTCAGGCTGACCTTCAGCGAGCAGGCTCTCCTTGAGGCCGAGCCGTACCTGCTGAGGGAGCGCCTGATCTCGCACGCGGTCAACACGGGAGGCCTGCGCATCAGTGTCGGGGGTCTGATTCCGGACGGCTATTTCTCGGGGGTCGGCTCCGGCATTTCGGGCATCCGTCTGGACGCGATGGGGCCTAACTACGAAGACCTCGACCGGCTCATGCAGGCCTTCGCCGACTACGTCAGTGGCCGGAGTCGGCGGGTGGCAGGCGTTGAGTTGAATGCAAGCAGAGGCTACGGATTCGATCAGGCGCGCCAGGTCCTGCGCTTTGACTGGACCTCGGATTCCCAGCTCCGCAGTGGAGTCACCGCGGGCCAGATGGCGCGCAGCCTGTCGCCCGTCTTTCGCGCTCAGACGCCGGTAGGCCATGTGGATATGGGCGATGAGGTCCAGATGGGCGTGCGGCTCGCCGTGAAGGGCGTGGACGATCTGGACGTGGAGCGGCTCATCCAGCAGCCTTTTCCGGTCACCGATACCAGCGCGGTGCGGCTGGCGGGCCTCGCAACCTACGTGGTGGAGGAACGCCCTTCGGCCATCCGGCGCGAGGACCAGCGCTACGTGCGCACCATCCAGATTGATTTCCGGGGACCCGGTCAGATGGCAAACACCTTCATTGAGTCGGCCCTCGAAGGCTTCGCCGTGCCGGTGGGGTACGACATCCAGCGATCCTCCTTTTCCTTCTTCACCGATGAGGTCCAGCGCCAATTCACGTGGCTGCTGTGGGCAACCATTGCACTGGTATTCCTGATCACAGCCGCCGTGTTCGAGTCCTGGAGACTGCCCCTGATTGTGCTGCTGAGCGTGCCGACGGCGCTGATCGGAGTAGCCACCGGATTCCTCTGGACGGATGCGGCCTTTGCGGAGGGCGCCTTCATTGGTGCCATTCTCATGGTTGGAATCGCCGTCAACGACAGCATTTTGCTTGTCGACCGATTCCGGCAACTACGCGAAGCGCGACCGGGCGGTCAGGCTTCCGTGCTCATGCGCCTGGCGGTCCGGGAGCGGTTGCGTCCCATGATCACCACCACGCTGACCAGTGTCGTCACCATGCTGCCCATGGTCGTGTTTCCCTCCGAGACCGATTTCTGGCTGGGGCTCGCAGTGACAGTCATCGGGGGCCTGACCGCGTCTACCCTGTTCGCGCCCCTGGTAAGCGTGGCCGTGGTCAGCATGGGCTCAAACAAACAGGTGCAAGCCGCATGA
- a CDS encoding 6-bladed beta-propeller, whose amino-acid sequence MKYIALLILSVPMLVSAQHVMVDGPPKWGDGLRVIEEVRIGDRPDEVHLLGRIADVAVSADGTIWVADGSVPQIRLYSADGDYLRDVGGPGQGPGEYRRIMGLKSTSNDEMVLFDPGNHRITFFSSSGEYLRSFPVDSGLHASDVLSVDAKGFVYVAKRDLAAPRQENGASPKVWLKIDAQGDVIERIPVPARSRKRGFVLVTPMGYRGPFPSETISAVSSEGRLLVADNQAYTISNGSITLERPYEPLSALPEEVAYWKSVARRFEERSRSGADLVSFVEETKPAFRRMSVDSDGRLWFNMYAEAEARPRSSGQGETWLDWYPEFEVLGGDGTYFGRIKLPEKTYFYDARGPLIWAELEAEDGSPVVVRYRTERTDS is encoded by the coding sequence ATGAAGTACATCGCACTGCTGATTCTGTCCGTTCCGATGCTGGTCTCCGCTCAGCACGTGATGGTCGACGGTCCCCCGAAATGGGGCGATGGACTCCGCGTCATCGAGGAGGTACGCATCGGAGACCGGCCGGATGAGGTGCACCTGCTCGGTCGCATCGCGGATGTGGCGGTCTCTGCAGACGGCACGATCTGGGTGGCTGACGGCTCAGTGCCGCAAATCAGGCTGTACAGTGCAGACGGAGACTACCTGCGGGATGTCGGTGGGCCCGGGCAGGGACCCGGTGAATACCGGCGCATCATGGGCCTCAAGTCCACGAGCAATGATGAGATGGTGCTGTTCGACCCGGGAAATCACAGAATCACATTCTTCAGTTCCAGCGGAGAGTACCTGCGATCATTCCCGGTCGACTCCGGCCTGCACGCCAGCGATGTGCTAAGCGTTGACGCCAAGGGCTTCGTCTACGTGGCCAAGAGGGATCTGGCCGCGCCGCGTCAGGAGAACGGGGCTTCTCCCAAGGTCTGGTTGAAGATCGATGCGCAGGGCGACGTGATTGAGCGCATCCCCGTGCCGGCGCGCTCCAGGAAGCGCGGCTTCGTACTGGTGACTCCTATGGGATATCGCGGCCCGTTCCCCAGTGAAACCATCAGTGCCGTGTCAAGTGAGGGGCGACTCCTGGTGGCCGACAACCAGGCCTACACCATTTCCAATGGCTCCATCACACTTGAGCGGCCCTACGAGCCGCTGTCGGCCCTGCCTGAAGAAGTAGCGTACTGGAAATCCGTCGCGAGGCGTTTTGAGGAACGTTCGCGGTCGGGAGCCGATCTGGTTTCTTTCGTAGAGGAAACCAAGCCGGCGTTCCGCCGCATGTCCGTCGATTCCGATGGGCGGCTCTGGTTCAACATGTACGCGGAGGCGGAGGCGCGGCCGCGTTCGTCCGGTCAGGGGGAGACTTGGCTGGACTGGTACCCCGAGTTTGAGGTATTGGGCGGAGACGGCACGTACTTCGGACGGATCAAGCTCCCCGAGAAGACCTACTTCTATGACGCGCGCGGCCCCTTGATCTGGGCCGAACTCGAGGCGGAAGATGGCAGCCCGGTGGTAGTACGCTACCGGACAGAACGCACGGATTCGTGA
- a CDS encoding energy transducer TonB, translating into MALADLGQAAWLPLWKPIIVWTLLAAALLVVLQVMRRRDWQLQMDARLAILVALPLTLILAQIVPGLPAPVPEPMPAFVAGEVAPSPAPELPAQAAPAPPRQDPLHLALGLLTAACLLLSLFGMTRFAVSAIRLGACIRHALPDRQRSFNSGRLVVVSPQAAGPFAFGLRSPVVVLPASFPYPEEAIAHEDEHIRSGDLFRAATAGLIKAVFFFHPLAHVLDRQLRALCELSCDGRLLTRQAVSRGRYGRALLAAAGTAPAGDLVVPMSSFADLRKRLDQCSRAARQSRPATALGLGALVLLVSGLAGGCLGAPAEPAVVPGLAERLALPVSSSSERFRTTDQVPELPGGVDSLNRTLVYPSDACPSRYGGIVVVEFILDPDGFVHNPETRFGLTEGCDAEAIRAVKESRWLPGVVDGERVWTELSIPVRLLPPREAKSSEAVTRDLRRALLPLDDTWTIDHYSSVAEIKRTWLPVFTGPPFEPEYLEGLARINKADAIVVGRVEDLGRAMQTTADSASMAIVYTDHQFDRYVIMRAGARADTSIVELEPAASTWHAQLTFLLPLAVSIQIDDADGTTVRFEPESSRQPLRTTVSGDLAVTVSGPDGSIVRLHKVEQVYLEEVGRD; encoded by the coding sequence ATGGCACTGGCAGATCTCGGGCAGGCGGCATGGCTTCCCCTCTGGAAGCCGATCATTGTGTGGACACTGCTGGCAGCCGCTCTGCTCGTCGTGCTTCAAGTGATGCGGCGCCGGGACTGGCAGCTCCAGATGGACGCCCGCCTGGCCATTCTGGTCGCGTTGCCGTTGACCCTCATCCTGGCCCAGATCGTGCCGGGCCTGCCCGCCCCGGTCCCCGAGCCCATGCCGGCCTTCGTTGCGGGCGAGGTGGCGCCCTCACCGGCGCCCGAACTGCCGGCTCAAGCTGCTCCGGCCCCACCACGTCAGGACCCCCTCCATCTGGCCCTCGGTCTTCTCACCGCCGCGTGTCTGCTGCTCTCCCTGTTCGGCATGACACGATTCGCGGTCTCGGCCATCCGCCTCGGTGCGTGCATCCGGCACGCGCTTCCAGACCGTCAACGATCCTTCAACTCCGGCAGACTGGTTGTGGTGTCTCCCCAGGCCGCCGGGCCGTTCGCGTTTGGCCTTCGCTCTCCGGTCGTGGTGCTGCCCGCATCGTTCCCCTACCCCGAAGAGGCCATCGCCCACGAGGATGAACACATTCGAAGCGGAGATCTCTTCCGGGCAGCGACTGCCGGTCTGATCAAAGCCGTGTTCTTTTTCCACCCGCTGGCGCACGTGCTGGACCGACAGCTTCGCGCGCTCTGCGAGCTATCGTGCGATGGGCGGCTGCTGACGCGGCAGGCAGTCAGTCGCGGCCGATACGGACGCGCGCTCCTGGCAGCGGCCGGCACCGCTCCGGCTGGAGACCTTGTCGTGCCCATGAGTTCGTTCGCTGACCTGCGAAAGCGCCTTGACCAGTGTTCTCGTGCGGCTCGGCAGTCAAGGCCCGCGACGGCGTTGGGGTTGGGCGCCCTGGTGCTTCTGGTTTCCGGATTGGCCGGAGGCTGCCTTGGTGCCCCTGCTGAACCCGCTGTGGTGCCAGGACTGGCCGAAAGGCTGGCGTTGCCCGTCTCCAGTTCCTCGGAACGATTCCGCACCACGGATCAGGTGCCCGAGTTGCCGGGTGGAGTCGACTCGCTGAATCGCACGCTGGTCTATCCCTCCGATGCCTGTCCCTCCCGATATGGCGGGATCGTCGTGGTTGAATTCATACTGGACCCCGACGGGTTCGTGCACAATCCGGAGACGCGCTTCGGGCTCACCGAGGGATGCGATGCCGAAGCCATTCGTGCGGTGAAGGAAAGCCGATGGCTGCCTGGCGTGGTCGATGGCGAACGGGTCTGGACAGAACTGTCGATTCCGGTTCGCCTGCTTCCTCCGAGAGAGGCGAAGTCCTCTGAGGCCGTCACCCGGGATCTGCGAAGAGCGCTGCTCCCCCTGGATGACACCTGGACCATCGACCACTACAGCTCCGTTGCGGAGATAAAGCGGACCTGGCTTCCCGTGTTTACCGGTCCCCCGTTCGAGCCCGAATACCTGGAAGGATTGGCTCGAATCAATAAGGCGGATGCCATCGTCGTTGGCCGGGTGGAAGATCTGGGACGCGCCATGCAAACGACCGCGGACAGCGCCTCCATGGCCATCGTCTATACCGATCACCAGTTCGACCGGTACGTGATCATGCGGGCCGGGGCGAGGGCGGATACCTCCATCGTGGAGCTTGAGCCTGCGGCCTCGACCTGGCACGCCCAACTGACATTCTTGCTGCCTCTGGCCGTGTCCATCCAGATCGACGATGCGGACGGCACCACGGTCCGATTTGAGCCCGAGTCGTCCCGCCAACCCCTGCGAACCACCGTTTCCGGAGATCTGGCTGTCACCGTGAGCGGCCCGGACGGATCCATCGTGCGTCTGCACAAGGTCGAGCAGGTGTACCTGGAGGAAGTCGGCCGCGACTAG
- a CDS encoding BlaI/MecI/CopY family transcriptional regulator, giving the protein MAPGSRSILTSLGETEMDILNAVWRLGRVSVAEVRDSLERDLAHNTVQTIMRKLSRKGYLHAELVGKTHFYTPRKPEHEVKRGILRQMVASVFGGSRSELVRALADGVELSEQETATLRKLVEDLEASE; this is encoded by the coding sequence ATGGCACCAGGTTCGCGAAGCATTCTGACCTCCCTCGGGGAAACCGAGATGGACATCCTCAACGCAGTGTGGCGGCTGGGTCGCGTTTCCGTTGCGGAGGTACGGGACTCACTTGAGCGGGACCTTGCGCACAACACGGTGCAAACCATCATGCGCAAGCTCTCTCGAAAGGGCTACCTGCATGCCGAGCTGGTTGGCAAAACGCATTTCTACACCCCCCGCAAGCCCGAGCATGAAGTAAAGCGCGGCATCCTCAGGCAGATGGTCGCCTCGGTGTTCGGGGGCTCTCGCAGCGAACTGGTGCGCGCACTTGCGGACGGGGTGGAACTCTCTGAGCAAGAGACGGCAACCCTGCGCAAGCTCGTCGAAGACCTCGAGGCATCGGAATGA
- a CDS encoding SPOR domain-containing protein gives MAAQDLSVELVEQDSLIANPGDLLTLVYRVHNRGSEDVVARAALELPLGWVLASQLTEIPVATEASAIGLLTFRVGHAAAAGRHEVAVHISTLADSARAEAGVTVRATHRLALRMPIEDEYVSAGDTLRFPVEVFNEGNVSLEVRLSTRGLSGASLSLAAQDLRLKPRSSRIVWASLTTSATGEERVVHKLYVSASGSGNAFSAATGRVHVVPGFERTATERSRVPINLSVQTAGDERGSGSLIGATGSSSLLGGTVQLDVLAGPGRSSLLGSRDRYHATWSSRNAIVQVGDHRQFVSQLAPRGFGGAGVGVDLEHGAVRVRGTSQATRHMYPRQGLHALSLAWTQGPLEASLNGFHRSGLYDGSFASWRGVVRPKRADWVLDLECGVGVESSARSPSCLTSLSARTGRLSLEGRVLRGAPSFPGAMAGSEQASGRFTFQLMKRLRLDASFQQQAQSYAGSASRTSLQQQVWLNFHHRLGASRVFLSGGWLDRNQTYDGLTAVSGLRERLARFQAGLYRSALSFRTTLDAGSVEGRASGTSTPSLRASISVQAALSRAISVWTNWEYASGRLSDLTPAYKRRLFNGRVGYRRGSTALYANAYYNVYTGTSRRQSVTWRAEARRTLRAGHRLSLQVQRSVFDGSAPIGTDYRVSYSMPIGLPGPRVPSHKDYITGRVFDAATGAGLSGVLIFSGDDVAITDTQGRFRLAGSGHGHVFLRVDQRSIGLGNVPQLTMPIEATTSEIAAPIEIPITRSASLEATVHKVVLGSDAGFGQAERADHEETTPVSNMVFELLAAPFRYRVRSDGLGRVVFRHVVPGSYTLRAISPLPPRHRLEPATMQVDLEGGATGAVEFLLVQDAPRIRMITQENAGDSPALVLGQQSVEASPERSAEAVAPNQPVEAVPTATSPRPVEAEAEAPQARASADVALPTAAWQEGDSAPPYTIVVGSTTTAQDAQRLVALVEQLGLPVKVLEMEVESRSRFRIAMGQFPRFGHAAAAITSLGPQLPEGSWVLRYRAR, from the coding sequence ATGGCGGCGCAAGATCTCTCGGTCGAGCTGGTGGAGCAGGACAGCCTCATCGCAAACCCCGGCGATCTGCTCACCCTGGTCTATCGGGTACACAACCGTGGGTCCGAGGATGTGGTTGCACGTGCAGCGCTGGAGCTCCCGTTGGGATGGGTGCTCGCAAGTCAGCTCACCGAGATTCCGGTCGCGACTGAGGCTTCTGCCATTGGTCTGCTCACCTTCCGCGTCGGTCATGCGGCGGCAGCCGGACGCCACGAGGTGGCCGTTCACATTTCAACCCTCGCCGATTCCGCCCGCGCAGAAGCCGGAGTGACCGTGCGCGCCACGCACCGGCTCGCCCTGCGCATGCCCATCGAAGACGAATACGTATCGGCCGGTGACACGCTCAGATTTCCTGTGGAGGTCTTCAATGAGGGCAACGTGAGTCTGGAGGTGCGGCTTTCCACTCGAGGCCTGTCCGGCGCCTCGTTGTCACTCGCCGCACAGGATCTCCGACTGAAACCCCGTTCCTCGCGCATCGTGTGGGCTTCACTTACCACGAGCGCTACCGGTGAAGAGCGGGTTGTGCACAAGCTGTACGTCTCGGCCTCCGGATCCGGAAACGCCTTCTCGGCGGCAACCGGTCGTGTGCACGTGGTGCCCGGCTTCGAGCGCACGGCGACCGAACGATCGCGAGTGCCCATTAACCTCAGCGTACAGACCGCCGGCGATGAGCGCGGTAGCGGAAGTTTGATCGGTGCCACCGGCAGCTCCTCGCTTCTCGGGGGCACGGTCCAGCTCGATGTACTGGCGGGTCCGGGTCGTAGCTCCCTTCTCGGGTCCCGTGACCGGTACCACGCGACGTGGTCGTCCCGAAATGCCATCGTTCAGGTCGGCGATCATCGTCAGTTCGTTTCGCAACTCGCCCCGCGCGGATTTGGTGGCGCAGGCGTAGGTGTGGATCTCGAGCATGGCGCTGTCCGCGTTCGCGGCACCTCGCAGGCAACGCGCCACATGTATCCGCGGCAGGGCCTCCATGCACTTTCGCTGGCCTGGACACAGGGCCCCCTCGAAGCGAGCCTCAACGGATTCCACCGAAGTGGGTTGTACGACGGCTCGTTCGCCTCCTGGCGGGGCGTAGTTCGTCCGAAGCGGGCAGACTGGGTCCTTGACCTGGAGTGCGGCGTTGGCGTCGAGTCATCCGCGCGCTCTCCCTCCTGCCTCACCTCGTTGTCGGCTCGGACCGGCAGACTCTCCCTGGAAGGACGCGTGCTCCGCGGGGCTCCCTCCTTCCCGGGTGCCATGGCAGGCAGTGAACAAGCGTCCGGCAGATTCACCTTTCAGCTGATGAAGCGACTTCGTCTGGACGCCTCGTTCCAGCAGCAGGCGCAGTCCTACGCAGGCTCTGCCTCCCGCACCTCGCTCCAACAACAGGTGTGGCTGAATTTCCATCATCGCCTCGGTGCTTCCCGCGTATTCTTGAGCGGCGGATGGTTGGATCGTAACCAGACCTATGACGGGCTTACGGCCGTCTCGGGACTGCGTGAGCGTCTGGCGCGGTTCCAGGCAGGTCTATACCGTTCGGCACTGTCCTTCAGAACCACGCTCGACGCCGGAAGCGTAGAGGGGCGGGCCTCCGGGACCTCCACGCCGTCCCTCCGAGCAAGCATCTCCGTGCAGGCCGCCCTGTCTCGGGCGATTTCCGTCTGGACCAACTGGGAATACGCTTCCGGGAGACTGAGCGACCTCACTCCGGCCTACAAGCGGCGCCTGTTCAACGGCCGCGTTGGATATCGCCGCGGAAGCACGGCGCTCTACGCCAACGCCTACTACAACGTGTACACCGGAACGTCGCGGCGTCAATCCGTGACATGGCGAGCGGAGGCACGGCGCACGCTAAGGGCAGGCCACCGGCTCTCCCTTCAGGTGCAGCGATCAGTGTTCGATGGTTCTGCCCCCATCGGGACGGATTATCGAGTCAGCTACTCCATGCCTATCGGTCTTCCCGGACCTCGGGTTCCGTCGCACAAGGACTATATCACGGGGAGAGTGTTTGACGCTGCCACGGGGGCAGGCCTCTCCGGCGTACTCATCTTTTCCGGCGACGATGTGGCCATCACGGATACCCAGGGGCGCTTCCGGCTCGCAGGATCCGGCCACGGCCATGTCTTTCTACGTGTTGACCAGCGCAGTATCGGCCTTGGCAACGTGCCGCAGTTGACCATGCCGATAGAAGCGACGACATCGGAGATCGCGGCCCCGATTGAGATTCCGATTACGCGCTCGGCTTCCCTCGAGGCCACCGTACACAAGGTCGTATTGGGGTCAGATGCGGGATTCGGTCAGGCCGAACGGGCTGATCACGAAGAGACGACGCCCGTCTCAAACATGGTGTTCGAGCTATTGGCGGCACCATTCCGGTACCGCGTGCGGTCGGATGGACTGGGGCGCGTGGTATTCAGGCATGTGGTGCCGGGCAGCTATACGCTGAGGGCCATTTCCCCGCTGCCCCCAAGACACCGGCTGGAACCTGCAACGATGCAGGTTGATCTGGAAGGTGGCGCTACGGGCGCGGTGGAGTTCCTGCTGGTGCAGGACGCACCGCGAATCAGAATGATCACCCAGGAAAATGCCGGGGATTCCCCGGCGCTGGTGCTTGGTCAGCAGTCCGTCGAGGCCTCGCCGGAGCGGTCCGCCGAGGCCGTTGCACCGAACCAGCCTGTCGAGGCTGTGCCGACCGCCACCTCTCCCCGTCCGGTGGAGGCCGAGGCCGAGGCACCTCAGGCACGAGCGAGCGCCGACGTCGCGCTGCCGACAGCGGCCTGGCAGGAAGGCGATTCCGCCCCGCCGTACACCATCGTGGTCGGCTCCACCACGACCGCCCAGGATGCCCAGCGCCTGGTGGCCCTCGTCGAGCAGCTAGGCCTGCCGGTCAAGGTCCTTGAGATGGAAGTAGAGTCCCGGTCGAGGTTCCGGATAGCGATGGGACAATTCCCCAGATTCGGGCACGCAGCCGCCGCTATCACGTCACTGGGCCCACAGTTGCCTGAGGGTAGCTGGGTCCTGCGGTACCGCGCACGGTAG